From one Magnolia sinica isolate HGM2019 chromosome 18, MsV1, whole genome shotgun sequence genomic stretch:
- the LOC131233088 gene encoding putative germin-like protein 2-1 isoform X2 produces the protein MATGFLLLAFFAFSFSFISASDPSPLQDFCVAVRNSPVLVNGFVCKDPMQVQADDFFLTGLDKPGNTSNKVGSNVTQVNVAQIAGLNTLGVSLVRIDYAPYGLNAPHTHPRATEILTVLEGTLYVGFVTSNADNRLITKVLQKGDVFVFPIGLVHFQFNIGLTNAIAIAGLSSQSPGTITIANAVFGSNPPISDDVLAKAFQVDKNIVDYLQSQFGMKN, from the exons ATGGCCACGGGCTTTCTTCTCTTAGCATTTTTTGCATTCAGTTTCTCCTTTATCTCCGCATCCGATCCCAGCCCTTTACAGGATTTCTGTGTCGCTGTGCGCAACAGCCCAG TGTTGGTGAATGGATTTGTGTGCAAGGACCCAATGCAAGTTCAGGCTGATGATTTCTTCCTCACGGGACTGGACAAACCAGGCAACACGAGTAACAAGGTTGGGTCCAATGTGACCCAAGTAAACGTAGCTCAGATAGCAGGACTCAATACCCTCGGAGTCTCTTTGGTTCGGATAGACTATGCACCCTATGGTCTCAATGCACCCCACACGCACCCAAGGGCGACAGAGATTTTAACAGTTTTGGAGGGCACCCTTTACGTCGGATTCGTCACTTCCAACGCAGACAATCGCCTCATAACAAAGGTCCTTCAAAAGGGCGATGTGTTTGTCTTCCCAATAGGCTTGGTTCACTTCCAGTTTAACATTGGCCTCACCAATGCCATAGCCATTGCTGGACTGAGCAGCCAGAGTCCAGGAACTATCACCATTGCGAATGCTGTGTTTGGATCGAATCCACCCATCTCGGACGACGTTCTCGCCAAGGCATTCCAAGTTGATAAGAACATAGTTGATTATCTCCAATCGCAGTTTGGAATGAAAAACTAG
- the LOC131233088 gene encoding putative germin-like protein 2-1 isoform X1: MATGFLLLAFFAFSFSFISASDPSPLQDFCVAVRNSPGIFVNGFVCKDPMQVQADDFFLTGLDKPGNTSNKVGSNVTQVNVAQIAGLNTLGVSLVRIDYAPYGLNAPHTHPRATEILTVLEGTLYVGFVTSNADNRLITKVLQKGDVFVFPIGLVHFQFNIGLTNAIAIAGLSSQSPGTITIANAVFGSNPPISDDVLAKAFQVDKNIVDYLQSQFGMKN, encoded by the exons ATGGCCACGGGCTTTCTTCTCTTAGCATTTTTTGCATTCAGTTTCTCCTTTATCTCCGCATCCGATCCCAGCCCTTTACAGGATTTCTGTGTCGCTGTGCGCAACAGCCCAGGTATTTTC GTGAATGGATTTGTGTGCAAGGACCCAATGCAAGTTCAGGCTGATGATTTCTTCCTCACGGGACTGGACAAACCAGGCAACACGAGTAACAAGGTTGGGTCCAATGTGACCCAAGTAAACGTAGCTCAGATAGCAGGACTCAATACCCTCGGAGTCTCTTTGGTTCGGATAGACTATGCACCCTATGGTCTCAATGCACCCCACACGCACCCAAGGGCGACAGAGATTTTAACAGTTTTGGAGGGCACCCTTTACGTCGGATTCGTCACTTCCAACGCAGACAATCGCCTCATAACAAAGGTCCTTCAAAAGGGCGATGTGTTTGTCTTCCCAATAGGCTTGGTTCACTTCCAGTTTAACATTGGCCTCACCAATGCCATAGCCATTGCTGGACTGAGCAGCCAGAGTCCAGGAACTATCACCATTGCGAATGCTGTGTTTGGATCGAATCCACCCATCTCGGACGACGTTCTCGCCAAGGCATTCCAAGTTGATAAGAACATAGTTGATTATCTCCAATCGCAGTTTGGAATGAAAAACTAG
- the LOC131232904 gene encoding putative germin-like protein 2-1, with protein sequence MSTGFILLAFIAFSFSFTSASDPSPLQDFCVAVRNSPVLVNGFVCKEPKQVQADDFFLTGLDKPGNTNNKVGSNVTQVNVAQIAGLNTLGVSLVRIDYAPYGLNAPHTHPRATEILTVLEGTLYVGFVTSNPDNRLITKVLQKGDVFVFPINLIHFQFNIGHTNAIAIAGLSSQNPGTITIANTVFGSNPPISDDVLAKAFQVDKKVIDYLQSQFGMKN encoded by the exons ATGTCTACTGGCTTTATTCTCTTAGCATTCATTGCATTTAGTTTCTCCTTTACCTCTGCATCGGATCCCAGCCCTTTACAGGATTTCTGTGTCGCTGTGCGCAACAGCCCAG TGTTGGTGAATGGATTTGTGTGCAAGGAGCCAAAGCAAGTTCAGGCTGATGATTTCTTCCTCACGGGACTTGACAAACCAGGCAACACAAATAACAAGGTTGGGTCCAATGTGACCCAAGTAAACGTAGCCCAGATAGCAGGACTCAACACCCTCGGAGTCTCTTTGGTTCGGATAGACTATGCACCCTATGGTCTCAATGCACCCCACACGCACCCAAGGGCGACTGAGATCTTAACAGTCTTGGAGGGCACCCTTTACGTCGGATTCGTCACTTCCAACCCTGACAATCGCCTCATAACAAAGGTCCTTCAGAAGGGCGATGTGTTTGTCTTCCCAATAAACTTGATTCACTTCCAGTTTAACATCGGCCACACCAATGCCATAGCGATTGCAGGACTAAGCAGCCAGAACCCGGGAACCATCACCATTGCGAACACCGTGTTCGGATCAAATCCACCCATTTCAGATGATGTTCTTGCCAAGGCATTCCAAGTTGATAAGAAAGTAATTGATTATCTCCAATCACAGTTTGGAATGAAAAACTAG